A single Deltaproteobacteria bacterium DNA region contains:
- a CDS encoding helix-turn-helix transcriptional regulator produces MSGDMLNTKEVAQYLGIHEKQVYALVRARRIPATRVTGKWIFPKKLIDAWIETNAGQGIKEARPKSKNISGALLAAGSNDPVLDILQTCMRNSHPEFYIFSANTGSTEGLKALNMGYTDIAWSHLLDVKSGQYNIPYLATYLSNVRAVVVNLFKREVGFLVAPGNPRKIKGFEDLAKKGNRFINRQQGSGTRLLIDYHLQRLGITAVGISGYDVEVYTHFDVGLSILSGEADVGIATAVVSKLLGLQFIPITWESFDMILDQATFFEKGLQTFIDVLKSGEFRKIVDKLGGYDFKNSGKILYSAV; encoded by the coding sequence ATGTCCGGAGATATGCTCAATACAAAAGAGGTAGCCCAGTATCTCGGTATCCATGAGAAGCAGGTCTACGCGCTCGTCAGAGCGAGACGGATTCCTGCCACACGGGTCACGGGGAAATGGATATTCCCGAAAAAGCTGATTGATGCGTGGATTGAAACAAACGCAGGGCAGGGAATCAAGGAAGCTAGACCGAAAAGCAAAAATATTTCAGGCGCCCTGCTGGCAGCAGGCAGCAATGACCCGGTTCTGGATATACTTCAGACCTGTATGCGAAATTCACATCCTGAGTTTTACATCTTTTCTGCAAATACTGGTAGTACAGAAGGACTGAAGGCTCTGAACATGGGTTATACCGATATTGCCTGGTCCCATTTGCTCGATGTCAAAAGCGGCCAATATAATATTCCCTATCTGGCGACCTATCTGTCGAATGTGAGAGCTGTCGTTGTCAATCTCTTCAAGCGTGAGGTAGGATTTCTGGTCGCCCCCGGCAACCCGCGCAAGATCAAAGGCTTTGAGGATCTGGCCAAGAAAGGCAACAGATTTATTAACAGACAGCAGGGCTCCGGTACGCGGCTGCTCATCGATTACCATCTGCAGCGATTGGGGATTACAGCGGTTGGAATTTCCGGCTATGATGTTGAGGTCTACACACATTTTGACGTAGGTCTTTCTATCCTTTCGGGAGAAGCGGATGTGGGGATAGCCACTGCGGTGGTATCAAAACTCCTGGGTCTTCAATTCATACCTATCACCTGGGAAAGCTTTGACATGATCCTTGATCAGGCGACCTTTTTTGAAAAAGGGCTTCAGACATTTATAGATGTTCTTAAATCGGGGGAATTTCGAAAAATAGTAGATAAATTGGGTGGTTATGACTTCAAAAACTCCGGGAAAATACTGTACTCGGCGGTTTGA
- a CDS encoding ABC transporter permease — protein MDIIIEGIKQAFILLFTLDPEVLGITWLSLKVSGTATFISLLIGVSVGTAVALTQFPGRRLVISLINTGMGLPPVVVGLFVTIFLWRNGPLGFLEILYTPTAIIIAQAIIATPIVMGISLAAMQALPANLRLQILALGATRLQMVWILVKEARLPLLAAVMAGFGGVISEVGASIMVGGNIKGYSRVLTTATVMETSKGNFDIAMALGIILLLLAFFINSILTHIQQRERPR, from the coding sequence ATGGACATAATCATCGAAGGAATAAAGCAGGCTTTTATTCTCCTTTTTACCCTCGATCCTGAAGTTTTAGGCATCACCTGGCTTTCCCTGAAGGTGTCTGGTACAGCGACGTTTATCAGCTTGCTGATCGGGGTATCCGTAGGAACCGCGGTGGCTCTCACACAATTTCCTGGAAGAAGGCTTGTCATCAGTTTGATCAATACGGGAATGGGCCTGCCGCCGGTAGTGGTGGGCCTCTTCGTTACCATTTTCCTCTGGCGAAACGGACCACTGGGTTTCCTCGAAATCCTCTATACACCGACAGCAATCATCATCGCTCAGGCCATCATTGCCACGCCCATCGTCATGGGCATCAGCCTGGCTGCCATGCAGGCTTTGCCGGCGAATCTCAGATTGCAGATTCTGGCTCTCGGGGCGACCCGCCTTCAGATGGTATGGATATTGGTAAAAGAGGCCCGGCTTCCCCTCCTGGCTGCTGTAATGGCAGGGTTCGGAGGCGTTATTTCCGAAGTCGGAGCGTCCATCATGGTCGGTGGTAATATCAAGGGATACTCGCGCGTCCTGACGACAGCAACCGTTATGGAAACAAGTAAAGGGAATTTTGATATCGCCATGGCCCTCGGCATTATATTGTTGCTGTTAGCGTTTTTTATTAATTCTATCCTCACACATATCCAGCAGAGAGAGCGACCGCGGTGA
- a CDS encoding substrate-binding domain-containing protein, whose protein sequence is MAAQPQQKNIILATTTSTQDSGLLDVLIPIFEKKTGYFVKTIAVGSGQAMTMGQKGEADVLLVHSPDAEKKFVAGGYGINRRLVMHNDFIIVGPKTDPAGIKGSKSSVEAFKKIAAANAVFMSRGDNSGTHSKEKAIWKAAGINPEGQKWYQQTGLGMGQTLSIAAEKKTYTLADRGTYLALKKNLGLDILAQGDAVLLNIYHVIEVNPAKWPKVNAAGSKAFADFMVSKQTQGIIKKFGVEKYGSPLFFPDAGKKVEALGK, encoded by the coding sequence ATGGCTGCGCAACCGCAGCAGAAAAACATTATTCTCGCGACGACGACCAGCACCCAGGATTCGGGTCTTTTGGATGTGCTGATTCCCATCTTTGAAAAGAAGACGGGTTATTTTGTCAAGACCATCGCCGTCGGTTCCGGACAGGCTATGACCATGGGTCAGAAAGGAGAGGCGGATGTACTGCTGGTTCATTCGCCTGATGCGGAGAAGAAATTTGTAGCGGGGGGGTATGGAATCAACAGAAGGCTTGTCATGCATAATGATTTTATTATTGTGGGGCCGAAAACGGATCCCGCCGGAATCAAGGGGTCGAAGTCATCTGTAGAGGCTTTCAAGAAGATTGCCGCAGCGAATGCCGTCTTCATGTCACGAGGAGATAACTCCGGAACCCATTCCAAAGAAAAAGCCATATGGAAGGCTGCCGGAATTAACCCGGAAGGGCAGAAGTGGTATCAGCAGACGGGCCTCGGCATGGGACAGACCTTGAGTATTGCCGCCGAGAAAAAAACGTATACACTTGCCGACCGGGGAACATACCTCGCGTTGAAGAAAAACCTTGGCCTTGATATTCTCGCTCAAGGGGACGCCGTGCTGCTCAACATCTACCATGTCATCGAGGTCAATCCTGCTAAGTGGCCAAAAGTAAATGCCGCAGGATCTAAGGCTTTTGCAGATTTTATGGTTTCCAAGCAGACTCAGGGTATAATTAAAAAATTTGGCGTGGAGAAGTATGGTTCACCTCTGTTCTTCCCCGATGCAGGAAAGAAGGTAGAAGCGTTAGGAAAATAA
- a CDS encoding bifunctional UDP-sugar hydrolase/5'-nucleotidase produces MKRFSKIFILLFILVFLFPLSLYAEKPSFVDLTILHVNDTHGRIQSYMETGMDKKKMVSGAAYLAGMIKEERSKNPEGTLLLSAGDMFQGTPVSNLFKGQPVIDVMNYLRFDAMAVGNHEFDWGMEAFKHFPAMSNFPYLSANIKDDLDQYLPGVKPYIIVTRKSVKIAIIGFTTPEVLYVTKPGDEKRVLVYKPEVILPHLIDKVKDEGAAIIIVLSHLGVNADKELARGVSGVHVIVGGHSHTPLATPIVVGDTIIVQAGCNGLYLGILKLRIDTNTGMILQHTEERELRQVIADKGDPYDEETAKIVQTYYGKIQKEFARVVGETSIDLVRHHQQESNVGNLVCDAMKETTNADIAFLNSGGIRTNIPRGKITMEQVFTLLPFDDALVTMNLTGEHILEILERSAKLERGILQVSGIKIRYDLSEPAGSRIKDAYVESRPLDRQKTYTVTTVDFLADGGDAFSTFKKGKNIVYGMALRDVFVSYLKKHSPVSPRTEERIIISIELKRLKLHDEQVGLSRVNLFDLQPQLNCLFRFAREKYKPMGDLTGPDGTVFEGPLFQIRPDSGLDIRVAQSF; encoded by the coding sequence ATGAAAAGGTTTTCGAAGATATTCATTCTTCTTTTCATCCTTGTCTTTCTTTTTCCTCTGTCACTTTATGCAGAAAAACCATCCTTTGTTGATCTAACAATCCTTCATGTCAATGATACCCATGGGCGTATTCAGTCGTATATGGAAACAGGAATGGACAAAAAGAAAATGGTTAGCGGCGCTGCCTATCTGGCTGGAATGATCAAAGAAGAAAGATCAAAGAACCCGGAGGGTACTTTACTGCTCTCGGCGGGAGACATGTTTCAGGGAACGCCTGTTTCCAATCTCTTCAAGGGGCAACCGGTCATCGATGTGATGAATTATCTGAGATTCGATGCAATGGCCGTCGGAAATCACGAATTCGACTGGGGGATGGAGGCCTTTAAACATTTTCCGGCTATGTCCAACTTCCCTTATTTGTCTGCGAATATCAAAGATGACCTTGATCAATACCTCCCGGGGGTTAAACCGTATATCATTGTAACCAGAAAAAGCGTAAAAATCGCAATTATCGGTTTTACCACACCTGAAGTTCTCTACGTCACAAAACCCGGTGATGAAAAGCGAGTGCTCGTTTACAAGCCGGAGGTCATCCTTCCCCACCTCATAGATAAGGTAAAAGACGAAGGGGCCGCTATTATTATCGTTCTTTCACACTTAGGCGTGAACGCCGATAAAGAGCTGGCACGGGGTGTTTCCGGCGTTCATGTAATCGTTGGAGGGCACAGTCATACGCCATTGGCAACGCCGATAGTCGTCGGGGATACAATTATTGTCCAGGCAGGCTGCAACGGATTATATCTGGGAATATTAAAACTCAGAATCGATACGAATACCGGCATGATCCTTCAGCACACGGAAGAAAGAGAGCTCAGACAGGTAATCGCCGATAAAGGCGATCCGTATGATGAAGAAACAGCCAAGATTGTTCAAACATACTATGGTAAAATTCAAAAGGAGTTTGCCCGGGTAGTCGGTGAAACTTCCATCGATCTGGTAAGACATCACCAACAGGAATCGAACGTAGGAAACCTTGTATGCGACGCCATGAAGGAAACAACAAACGCGGATATTGCCTTTCTGAACAGCGGGGGAATCAGAACCAATATCCCAAGAGGGAAGATCACGATGGAGCAGGTCTTTACCCTTCTGCCGTTCGATGACGCACTTGTGACCATGAACCTTACAGGGGAGCATATCCTTGAAATTCTCGAACGCAGCGCGAAGCTGGAACGCGGAATCCTGCAGGTATCGGGCATAAAAATTCGTTATGATTTATCCGAACCGGCGGGCTCCAGAATTAAAGATGCATATGTTGAGAGCAGACCTTTAGATAGACAAAAGACGTATACGGTAACAACCGTTGATTTCCTGGCCGATGGCGGCGACGCATTTTCGACCTTCAAGAAAGGGAAAAATATCGTCTACGGGATGGCCTTGCGGGATGTTTTCGTATCCTACCTTAAAAAGCACTCCCCTGTTTCCCCACGGACAGAGGAGAGGATTATCATTAGTATAGAATTGAAGAGACTAAAGCTTCATGACGAGCAGGTAGGTCTTTCCCGTGTCAACCTCTTTGATCTGCAGCCTCAGCTCAATTGCCTTTTTCGATTCGCCCGGGAAAAATATAAACCCATGGGCGATCTCACCGGGCCTGATGGAACGGTTTTCGAGGGACCTCTTTTCCAGATCCGACCTGATTCTGGCTTGGACATCCGTGTCGCTCAATCCTTTTGA
- a CDS encoding substrate-binding domain-containing protein — MKKWLWISLLCMFIPCLSLAQGGKFILMASTIGPIDSGIVSVLEDQFEKETGIRVRHVGAGTGAALKIAEKGNVDIVMVHAKSLEEKFIRDGFGTERIPLMYNDFVIVGPASDPAGVKGLKTAAEALKTISEKGAAFISRGDKSGTHVAEMELWAKAGVKPTGAWYKIYEKGAEGNVPTLRYTDQQQAYTVIDRATYLSIKDQIKITILVEKDDALLNYISLIPVNAGKFPRVNEKDVKTFVAWLISAEKGQKIIQDFGKDKYGAPLFFPNSKEWVKSQGNK, encoded by the coding sequence ATGAAAAAGTGGTTATGGATAAGTTTGTTATGTATGTTTATTCCCTGTCTGAGTTTGGCACAGGGCGGAAAGTTTATCCTCATGGCCAGCACAATCGGGCCTATTGATTCAGGCATTGTAAGTGTTTTGGAAGATCAGTTTGAGAAGGAAACAGGCATCCGGGTAAGGCATGTAGGCGCAGGGACAGGAGCGGCCCTGAAGATTGCAGAAAAAGGGAATGTTGACATAGTTATGGTACATGCGAAATCCCTTGAGGAAAAATTCATCAGAGACGGTTTCGGCACGGAGAGAATTCCCCTGATGTACAATGATTTCGTGATTGTCGGCCCTGCGAGCGACCCGGCAGGCGTTAAAGGGTTAAAAACCGCCGCGGAGGCCCTCAAAACAATTTCCGAGAAGGGCGCAGCATTCATCAGTCGAGGCGACAAATCGGGAACGCACGTGGCGGAAATGGAGCTCTGGGCAAAAGCGGGGGTCAAGCCGACCGGCGCCTGGTATAAAATCTATGAAAAGGGAGCCGAGGGAAATGTGCCGACCCTTCGTTACACAGACCAGCAGCAGGCCTATACAGTCATTGACAGGGCGACCTATCTCTCGATAAAGGATCAAATCAAAATAACCATCCTTGTGGAAAAGGATGATGCCCTGTTGAATTATATTTCCCTTATCCCGGTTAATGCCGGGAAATTTCCCAGGGTGAATGAAAAAGATGTCAAGACCTTTGTCGCATGGCTCATATCGGCAGAGAAGGGTCAAAAAATCATCCAGGATTTCGGCAAAGACAAGTATGGCGCCCCTCTGTTCTTCCCGAATTCCAAAGAATGGGTGAAGTCACAGGGCAATAAGTAA